Proteins from a single region of Thamnophis elegans isolate rThaEle1 chromosome 17, rThaEle1.pri, whole genome shotgun sequence:
- the C17H11orf95 gene encoding uncharacterized protein C11orf95 homolog, whose protein sequence is MEPPQLSIKEEPLDSGDSTCPDSQHSGGSSSGRLLRPAGNGLLRGMTKRDPMSLLAGGRKYLDHCEARASRPGKSRIPGRDHRRYYHEHWRAEYLMDFNAARHGMICMVCGSSLATLKLSTIKRHIRQKHAYSLTWSAQEKEVIMNSWDAHLGLEMETEGAHESAKGSIAPPGDHGLDGGRRRCRGPAPLPSRGSHRPSGLLTLKSSPEGESQSLEQYLKQSLQSWFQSEFLMDYDPQGNRLFCMMCGSSLPSLNLDDIKRHVMEAHPTSLGFSPAEKAAILQAWNSRELVLGAEGRNAGDAETGVSARQDLSTKELDSSASPDRPTAEEGTDEAAPWDSEGSSPRVPARGRDHRRYFQEHWRVEYLMDYNGVRHGLVCMVCGSTLATLKMSTIKRHIQQKHPDSTQLSHQVKALIVQEWNQKVASLTDADDSQPETDAEVDQAESHRVYKPPASPADSPEDWATPKKEGDAPGADRLALPQPSPGAASSTPTGTLSRRSQRRNYQPRWRVQYLMDYDEQKHGLICMVCGGTLATLKVSTIKRHILQVHRFSLEYTELEKQTILDAYGENARVARRGRAPGPKKAPTAGLGSETRDVKPNVEEAGKMALGYKLSVCAV, encoded by the exons GAGATTCCACGTGTCCAGATTCCCAACACAGTGGCGGGTCGAGCTCCGGACGTCTCCTGCGTCCCGCCGGGAACGGTTTGCTACGAGGGATGACCAAAAGAGACCCCATGTCTCTCTTGGCTGGAGGACGCAAATACTTGGACCATTGCGAAGCGCGGGCTTCCAGGCCTGGCAAAAGCCGGATTCCCGGCCGGGACCACCGGCGGTATTACCACGAGCACTGGCGAGCCGAATACCTAATGGACTTCAACGCGGCACGGCATGGCATGATTTGCATGGTGTGCGGCAGTTCGCTGGCCACACTCAAACTGAGCACCATTAAGAGGCACATTCGGCAAAAACACGCCTACTCCCTCACCTGGAGCGCCCAAGAGAAGGAGGTCATCATGAACAGCTGGGATGCGCACCTGGGCCTGGAGATGGAGACGGAGGGGGCCCACGAGTCCGCCAAAGGGTCCATTGCGCCCCCTGGGGATCACG GGCTGGACGGAGGCCGCCGGAGATGCCGTGGGCCAGCTCCTCTCCCCTCTCGTGGGAGCCACCGTCCCTCCGGCCTCCTCACCCTGAAATCTTCCCCGGAGGGTGAATCTCAAAGCCTGGAGCAATATTTGAAGCAGTCCTTGCAGAGCTGGTTCCAGTCCGAGTTCCTGATGGACTACGACCCCCAGGGCAACCGTCTCTTCTGCATGATGTGTGGCTCCTCCCTGCCCAGCTTGAACCTGGACGACATCAAGCGTCACGTGATGGAGGCGCACCCCACTTCTCTCGGCTTCAGCCCCGCCGAGAAGGCGGCCATCCTCCAGGCGTGGAACTCTCGGGAGTTGGTGCTGGGAGCCGAGGGGAGGAATGCAGGGGACGCAG AAACCGGCGTGTCTGCCCGGCAGGATCTGAGCACGAAAGAGCTGGACTCCTCGGCATCCCCAGATCGCCCCACGGCAGAGGAGGGGACGGATGAGGCTGCTCCGTGGGACTCAGAAGGGAGCAGCCCTCGTGTCCCGGCCCGTGGCCGAGACCACCGCCGCTACTTCCAGGAACACTGGCGGGTGGAGTACTTAATGGACTACAATGGGGTGCGCCACGGGCTGGTGTGCATGGTCTGTGGGAGCACGCTGGCCACGCTCAAGATGAGCACCATCAAGAGGCACATCCAGCAGAAGCACCCCGACTCCACGCAGCTTAGTCACCAGGTCAAAGCTCTCATCGTCCAGGAGTGGAACCAGAAAGTAGCCAGCCTGACAGACGCTGACGACTCCCAGCCGGAAACGGATGCGGAGGTGGACCAag CCGAATCGCACCGTGTTTACAAGCCACCTGCATCCCCAGCGGATTCTCCGGAGGACTGGGCAACTCCTAAGAAGGAGGGAGATGCCCCCGGGGCAgacaggctggccctgccccagcCGTCTCCGGGAGCTGCCTCCTCCACGCCCACCGGGACCCTGTCTCGGCGGAGTCAGCGCCGAAACTACCAGCCCCGCTGGCGGGTGCAGTACCTGATGGACTACGACGAGCAGAAGCACGGTTTGATCTGCATGGTCTGCGGGGGCACGCTGGCTACCCTCAAAGTCAGCACCATCAAACGTCACATCCTCCAGGTCCATCGGTTCTCCCTGGAATACACCGAGCTGGAGAAACAGACCATCCTGGACGCTTACGGCGAGAACGCGCGAGTTGCCAGGCGCGGCAGGGCACCGGGTCCCAAAAAGGCGCCCACCGCGGGGCTCGGTTCCGAAACGCGGGATGTAAAGCCCAACGTGGAAGAGGCAGGGAAAATGGCCTTGGGTTACAAACTCTCGGTGTGCGCGGTTTAG